Proteins encoded together in one Archangium lipolyticum window:
- a CDS encoding glycosyltransferase yields the protein MSDIAFLCHPTVGHLNTLLSTALKMKVEGAYNPRLLVPGAPSLGFRLRPDVLNNVVDVPAMVERAGLPLERLRPALGVLYHAIRLARSMAYQETRIALELFTSGAESGAREVIRRLEKNPVEVVVTDFVFYPAILAAEKLGLPWAAVYHSGLTFRGRGVPPWGSGLPLGTQPGPELAAAEAAEAEVLAKLARRMNKVRRSLGLGPGPDDVLRNPASPWLNLVMSHEGLEAPRSNEGQSCFYVGPCFSTRRGIDAEGFPFEKLNNNLYKVYVSLGTVFNDKPEVFRTILRGLDAPGIQVVVSAGAAYGNLASKPLPSNVLLFRRVPQVDLLPKMDLVIGHGGNNTTNETLAAGKPLLVIPVGGEQHDNARRVEYLGVGLFLPLRELSAERLRQEMTRLREEPTYRENAESLGLWLEESDGPSSASALISLLARRRKPLCLPLGSPRTVTRAGLDSLIASLDDSTTPASRSA from the coding sequence ATGAGTGACATCGCATTCCTGTGCCACCCCACGGTGGGACACCTCAACACGCTGCTGTCGACGGCACTGAAGATGAAAGTCGAGGGTGCCTACAACCCTCGCCTCCTCGTGCCGGGGGCGCCTTCCCTGGGATTCCGGCTGCGGCCCGACGTCCTCAACAACGTGGTGGACGTGCCCGCCATGGTGGAGCGCGCGGGACTGCCCTTGGAGCGACTCCGTCCAGCGCTCGGCGTGCTCTACCATGCCATCCGCCTCGCCCGGAGCATGGCCTACCAGGAGACCCGGATCGCCCTGGAGCTCTTCACCTCGGGGGCCGAGTCGGGCGCGCGCGAGGTGATCCGCAGGCTGGAGAAGAACCCCGTCGAGGTGGTGGTGACCGACTTCGTCTTCTACCCGGCCATCCTCGCGGCCGAGAAGCTGGGCCTCCCCTGGGCTGCCGTCTACCACTCGGGCCTCACCTTCCGGGGCCGTGGCGTGCCTCCCTGGGGCAGTGGCCTGCCACTCGGCACCCAGCCGGGCCCCGAGCTGGCGGCCGCCGAGGCCGCCGAAGCGGAGGTGCTCGCCAAGCTGGCCCGCCGGATGAACAAGGTGCGGCGCTCGCTCGGGCTGGGCCCCGGCCCGGACGACGTGCTGCGCAACCCCGCCTCGCCCTGGCTCAACCTGGTGATGAGCCATGAGGGACTCGAGGCCCCGCGCTCCAACGAAGGGCAGAGCTGCTTCTACGTCGGCCCCTGCTTCTCGACACGACGCGGCATCGACGCCGAGGGCTTCCCCTTCGAGAAGCTGAACAACAACCTCTACAAGGTCTACGTCTCGCTCGGCACCGTCTTCAACGACAAGCCGGAGGTGTTCCGCACCATCCTCCGGGGGCTCGACGCACCGGGCATCCAGGTCGTCGTGAGCGCGGGGGCGGCCTACGGGAACCTGGCCTCCAAGCCCCTACCGTCCAACGTGCTCCTCTTCCGCCGCGTCCCCCAGGTGGACCTGCTGCCGAAGATGGATCTCGTCATCGGCCACGGAGGCAACAACACCACCAACGAGACGCTGGCGGCGGGCAAGCCCCTGCTGGTGATTCCGGTGGGCGGCGAGCAGCACGACAACGCGCGGCGGGTGGAGTACCTCGGCGTCGGGCTGTTCCTGCCCCTCCGGGAGCTGAGCGCGGAGCGCCTGCGCCAGGAAATGACGCGGCTGCGGGAGGAGCCCACCTACCGCGAGAACGCCGAGTCGCTCGGTCTGTGGCTGGAGGAGAGCGATGGTCCGAGCTCGGCCTCGGCCCTCATCTCCCTGCTGGCGCGCCGCCGCAAGCCCTTGTGCCTCCCCCTCGGCTCGCCGCGCACCGTCACGCGCGCGGGGCTGGACTCACTGATCGCCTCACTCGACGACTCGACAACCCCTGCCTCCCGGAGCGCCTGA
- a CDS encoding cytochrome P450, with amino-acid sequence MNQPLNLMAPEVRANPYPLYEELRRGPVRQVEPGGMWAISRYDDVVAVLKDPRRFSSEGLGRSFRPPWLERNPTADSLVMKDPPEHTRLRTLVGKAFGGPALSRLEPRIRAIAEELAEAAVRRQDVDFVADFALPLPTRVLNLFFGLEPSMAPRLKRWADDLVSIPASEPSPERMAEVRQSLAEMEHCFQALIEARRAEPGDDLVSELLRSEALTHEELLSFLFGMVPAGMETTVYLLANTMAVLADHPHEVERVLADPSLIPRLVEEVLRYEPPGQSSLRLATEDVELSGVVIPKGALVVVLMGAAMRDERRFPQADRFLLDRENQSHLSFGHGPHFCVGAMLARLEARLGLEALFSRIRGFSLTRREFAWSRSIIARGPLALPLHLEPARHPSTDAMRQPGPHP; translated from the coding sequence ATGAACCAGCCCCTGAACCTGATGGCACCCGAAGTGAGGGCCAATCCCTACCCGCTCTACGAGGAGCTCCGGCGCGGACCGGTGCGCCAGGTGGAGCCGGGAGGCATGTGGGCCATCAGCCGTTACGACGACGTGGTCGCCGTCCTCAAGGATCCCCGGCGCTTCTCCTCGGAGGGCCTGGGTCGGAGCTTCCGGCCCCCCTGGTTGGAGCGCAATCCCACGGCGGACTCCCTGGTCATGAAGGATCCGCCCGAACACACCCGGCTGCGCACCCTGGTCGGCAAGGCCTTCGGGGGTCCGGCGTTGAGCCGGTTGGAGCCACGCATCCGCGCCATCGCCGAGGAGCTCGCCGAGGCCGCCGTGCGCCGCCAGGACGTGGACTTCGTCGCCGACTTCGCCCTGCCCCTCCCCACCCGCGTCCTGAACCTCTTCTTCGGCCTGGAGCCCTCCATGGCGCCGCGCCTGAAGCGCTGGGCGGACGATCTGGTCAGCATCCCCGCCAGCGAGCCCTCGCCCGAGCGCATGGCCGAAGTCCGTCAAAGCCTCGCGGAGATGGAGCACTGCTTCCAGGCACTCATCGAGGCCCGGCGCGCCGAGCCTGGCGATGACCTGGTGAGCGAGCTGCTCCGCTCGGAGGCGCTGACGCACGAGGAGCTCCTGAGCTTCCTCTTCGGCATGGTGCCGGCGGGCATGGAGACGACCGTGTACCTGCTCGCCAACACGATGGCCGTCCTCGCCGACCATCCGCACGAGGTGGAGCGCGTGCTCGCGGACCCATCCCTCATCCCCCGGCTCGTCGAGGAGGTCCTCCGCTACGAGCCACCCGGGCAGAGCAGCCTCCGGCTGGCGACCGAGGACGTGGAGCTCTCCGGGGTGGTCATTCCCAAGGGGGCCCTCGTGGTCGTCCTGATGGGCGCGGCCATGCGCGACGAGCGCCGCTTCCCCCAGGCGGATCGCTTCCTCCTGGATCGCGAGAACCAGAGCCACCTGTCCTTCGGTCACGGCCCCCACTTCTGCGTGGGCGCGATGCTTGCCCGCCTGGAGGCCCGCCTGGGGCTCGAAGCGCTCTTCTCGCGAATCCGCGGCTTCTCCCTCACGCGAAGGGAGTTCGCCTGGTCTCGATCGATCATCGCCAGGGGTCCCCTGGCCCTACCGCTCCACCTGGAACCCGCTCGCCACCCGAGCACCGACGCGATGCGCCAACCCGGACCGCACCCCTAG
- a CDS encoding class I SAM-dependent methyltransferase has translation MNRDFDLREYNREAWNRQVAKGDRWTVPVGPEVIAAARRGEWSVVLTPTKPVPRAWFGELAGKDVLGLASAGGQQVPVLAAAGARVTVIDNSPSQLGQDRKVAEREGLSIRTVQGDMRDLSVFPDASFDLIFHPCSNGFVDDVRPVWREAFRVLRPGGVLLSGFCNPVIYLFDPDLEKQGVMQLKYWMPYSDLTSLTDAERRRYTDVGEPLSVAHSLEDQIGGQLEAGFLLAGFYEDTMGEGDRLSEYLAGTCATRAVKPGMG, from the coding sequence ATGAATCGCGATTTCGACCTGAGGGAGTACAACCGCGAGGCCTGGAACCGTCAGGTGGCCAAGGGTGACCGGTGGACGGTGCCGGTGGGGCCGGAAGTCATCGCCGCGGCGAGGCGGGGCGAGTGGAGCGTGGTGCTCACCCCGACGAAGCCGGTGCCGCGCGCCTGGTTCGGGGAGCTGGCCGGCAAGGACGTGCTGGGTCTGGCGAGCGCTGGAGGGCAGCAGGTGCCGGTGCTCGCCGCGGCTGGGGCGCGTGTCACGGTCATCGACAACTCTCCCTCGCAGTTGGGGCAGGACCGCAAGGTGGCCGAGCGCGAGGGCCTGTCGATCCGCACGGTGCAGGGAGACATGCGTGACCTGTCGGTCTTCCCGGACGCGAGCTTCGATCTGATCTTCCACCCCTGCTCCAACGGCTTCGTGGATGACGTGCGGCCCGTGTGGCGCGAGGCCTTCCGGGTGCTGCGGCCCGGCGGGGTACTGCTCTCGGGCTTCTGCAACCCGGTCATCTACCTGTTCGACCCGGACCTGGAGAAGCAGGGGGTGATGCAGCTCAAGTACTGGATGCCGTACTCGGACCTGACCAGCCTCACCGACGCGGAGCGCCGTCGTTATACCGACGTGGGCGAGCCCCTGAGTGTCGCGCACTCGCTGGAGGATCAGATCGGCGGGCAGCTCGAGGCCGGCTTCCTGCTCGCCGGCTTCTACGAGGACACGATGGGTGAGGGTGACAGGCTGTCCGAGTATCTGGCGGGAACCTGCGCCACCCGGGCGGTGAAACCCGGCATGGGCTGA
- a CDS encoding alpha/beta fold hydrolase, protein MPVQRLLLALFLVLCSTSASAQPTKPPEALGIALEGYPYPYPVRFLPLTLQGQDVRMAYMDVQPTGKANGRTVLLLHGKNFFGAYWKDTIRALSQAGYRVVVPDQVGFGKSSKPALDYSFHTLANNTKQVLDTLGVSKVIVIGHSMGGMLATRFARLFPETTTHLVLENPIGLEDYRFFVPWRSTEELYRDQLGATEEGMRKYQKTYYVTWRPEYDEYVQVPFRQTLSGDYPRLAWVSAATEQMIYQQPVVHEFPLVKVPVLLVIGQADRTVVGRGRVPPELLPQFGQYPELGKRAAKAFPNATLVELPNVGHIPHFEAPEKWHQALLGFLAK, encoded by the coding sequence ATGCCCGTTCAACGTCTCCTGCTCGCCCTCTTCCTGGTGCTCTGTTCCACGTCCGCCTCCGCCCAGCCGACGAAGCCCCCCGAAGCGCTCGGCATCGCGCTCGAGGGCTACCCCTACCCCTACCCCGTCCGCTTCCTCCCGCTCACGCTCCAGGGGCAGGACGTGCGCATGGCCTACATGGACGTGCAGCCCACCGGGAAGGCCAATGGCCGCACCGTCCTGCTGCTTCATGGGAAGAACTTCTTCGGCGCCTACTGGAAGGACACCATCCGCGCCCTCAGCCAGGCCGGCTACCGCGTCGTCGTCCCCGATCAGGTGGGCTTCGGCAAGTCCTCCAAGCCGGCCCTCGACTACAGCTTCCACACGCTCGCCAACAACACGAAGCAGGTGCTCGACACCCTCGGTGTCTCGAAGGTGATCGTGATCGGTCACTCCATGGGCGGCATGCTCGCCACCCGCTTCGCGCGCCTGTTCCCCGAGACCACCACCCACCTCGTCCTGGAGAATCCCATCGGCCTCGAGGACTACCGCTTCTTCGTCCCCTGGCGCTCCACCGAGGAGCTCTACCGCGACCAGCTCGGCGCCACCGAGGAGGGCATGCGCAAATACCAGAAGACGTACTACGTCACGTGGCGCCCCGAGTATGACGAGTACGTCCAGGTGCCCTTCCGCCAGACGCTGAGTGGCGACTACCCGCGGCTCGCCTGGGTGTCCGCCGCCACCGAACAGATGATCTACCAGCAGCCCGTGGTCCACGAGTTCCCCCTCGTGAAGGTCCCCGTGCTGCTCGTCATAGGCCAGGCCGACCGCACCGTGGTCGGCCGCGGGCGCGTCCCCCCCGAGTTGCTCCCTCAGTTCGGGCAGTACCCCGAGCTCGGCAAGCGCGCCGCGAAGGCCTTCCCCAACGCCACCCTCGTGGAGCTTCCCAACGTCGGGCACATCCCCCACTTCGAAGCCCCCGAGAAGTGGCACCAGGCCCTGCTCGGCTTCCTCGCGAAGTGA
- a CDS encoding DMT family transporter produces MRKSSSALPALLIGLGSALFFTMTYVLNRSMAAAGGHWAWSAALRYLIMLPLLSVLVGLRGGWPSLWAELRRHPREWLLWGGVGFGVFYSFLALSADYGPSWLIAGSFQLTVLAGPLLSPFIYTDSRRRIPQKAVAVGGLILAGVLVLQLGHFHLAMPASAWLALVFVVLSAFAYPLGNRKLMLHLEREGVSLDASQRVLGMTVGSLPVWLCVASYGYVRAGWPSPMQVLQSAGVAVSSGVIATTLFFRATHMTANNPVGLAAVEATQSTELLFALVLGVLFLGEAWPSPFSLVGAALIVVGMVLYSRISVDSELEPTAVQT; encoded by the coding sequence ATGAGAAAGTCCTCTTCCGCGCTGCCCGCGCTCCTGATCGGCCTGGGCTCGGCGCTGTTCTTCACCATGACCTATGTGCTCAACCGCAGCATGGCGGCGGCGGGGGGGCACTGGGCGTGGAGCGCGGCGCTGCGCTACCTCATCATGCTGCCCCTCCTGTCGGTGTTGGTGGGCCTGCGCGGAGGCTGGCCGTCGTTGTGGGCCGAGCTGCGGCGGCACCCGCGGGAGTGGTTGCTCTGGGGCGGCGTGGGCTTCGGTGTCTTCTATTCGTTCCTGGCGCTGTCGGCGGACTACGGGCCCTCGTGGCTGATCGCCGGCTCCTTCCAGCTGACGGTGCTCGCCGGCCCGCTGCTCTCCCCGTTCATCTACACGGACTCCCGGCGGCGGATACCGCAGAAGGCCGTGGCGGTGGGCGGGTTGATCCTCGCGGGCGTGCTGGTCCTGCAACTGGGGCACTTCCACCTGGCCATGCCGGCCAGTGCCTGGCTGGCCCTGGTCTTCGTGGTGCTCTCCGCCTTCGCCTACCCGCTGGGCAACCGCAAGCTGATGCTGCACCTGGAGCGTGAGGGCGTCTCGCTGGATGCCAGCCAGCGCGTGCTGGGCATGACGGTGGGCAGTCTGCCCGTGTGGTTGTGCGTGGCGTCCTACGGCTACGTCCGGGCGGGGTGGCCCTCGCCGATGCAGGTGCTGCAGTCCGCGGGCGTGGCGGTGTCCTCCGGGGTGATCGCCACCACGCTGTTCTTCCGTGCCACCCACATGACCGCGAACAACCCGGTGGGTCTGGCCGCCGTCGAGGCCACGCAGTCCACCGAGCTGCTCTTCGCGCTGGTGCTGGGCGTGCTCTTCCTGGGCGAGGCGTGGCCCTCACCGTTCAGCCTGGTGGGGGCCGCGCTCATCGTGGTGGGCATGGTGCTCTACAGCCGCATCAGCGTGGACTCCGAGCTGGAGCCCACCGCGGTGCAGACGTGA
- a CDS encoding putative metal-binding motif-containing protein → MKRAALALCLVLVGCSRDPGAIQAVIQIDPKLLASCIALDVVSSDGTVLHSRLLARPADRNELRIAIFRGDLPQELQLQARALWGATCEDVGALRTNGRSRSHEASFEPEKIHTVPIELSPPSLSEDADQDGFVSDQLGGPDCDDGRTPRNPSAQEVCDGSEDLNCNGSRGCDDASCPSTACARMPTSLVFTSLPQVVRAGQCAGPIVVQRNDSRNEPATPQLATPVELANTFPSGTTFHADADCARPLSSPAIAPGSSTLSFYVRGIRLGAGELTATSSGLQPATLGHTLIPGLVSKLVFTSPPRSPKAGECAPITVERRDEFDNPTSGTVQALTLTPAPSAQATLYQDAGCATPLNTPLFSAQDSAFTFYFRATRKGSFELSASALQVTGDKQTQFVKPGDPKKLVLGSSTGQTLLAGECSSSVPVGVLDEFDNETSFLGGTTLALSAQPAEGFGFHTDTQCTGAPTPTLTIPEGVTNAGFRFKGRTGGTVTITVSSPTLGQVTQSETVIPAVRRGDCLLKNGDTSVDCALPVPLRNRDQAFLIFQASTSNNTPDSAFVRCALPDKNKITCDRHDKQGNANIQWQVVELPRGLRVQHHQVNCTGETTSVTINPVLLEKTFVLFSATQNGTVVDSNDIVMAQLVGNTRVDISNTGGCAPTRYALQVVELDGLSVTRGVAGPMDKDRATLDVTGLATADSSHSVLLSSFKTTVDRTDICNRMVRGDIVNDTQLRFTRAAGNTSCDLRNPISAISWERITFPSHVLVHTSTLTANGGSNRATAPLPAGMDTTRTLLLSSSQSYNGQGGGESAYTGDDIIGVATGRHLFTSDGNLEILRDNSSGDAKWTSSAIQFEP, encoded by the coding sequence ATGAAACGAGCCGCTCTCGCCCTCTGCCTCGTGCTCGTCGGTTGCAGCCGGGATCCAGGGGCCATCCAGGCCGTCATCCAGATCGATCCCAAGCTGCTCGCGAGCTGCATTGCCCTGGACGTGGTCTCGAGTGACGGGACTGTCCTGCACAGCCGGCTGCTCGCGCGTCCCGCCGACCGGAACGAGCTGCGCATCGCCATCTTCCGGGGTGACCTGCCCCAGGAGCTCCAGCTCCAGGCCCGGGCCCTGTGGGGCGCCACCTGCGAGGACGTGGGGGCGTTGAGAACCAACGGGCGGAGCAGGAGCCACGAGGCGAGCTTCGAACCGGAGAAGATCCACACCGTCCCCATCGAGCTGTCACCGCCTTCCCTCTCCGAGGACGCGGACCAGGACGGCTTCGTCTCCGACCAGCTCGGCGGCCCGGACTGCGACGATGGCCGGACTCCTCGCAACCCCAGCGCCCAGGAGGTGTGCGACGGCAGCGAGGACCTCAACTGCAACGGGAGCCGCGGCTGTGACGATGCCTCGTGCCCGTCCACGGCTTGCGCCCGGATGCCCACCTCGCTCGTCTTCACCAGCCTTCCGCAAGTGGTGCGCGCGGGTCAGTGCGCGGGGCCGATCGTCGTGCAGCGCAACGACTCCAGGAACGAGCCGGCGACACCCCAGCTCGCCACCCCTGTCGAGCTCGCGAACACCTTCCCGTCCGGCACCACCTTCCACGCGGACGCGGACTGCGCGCGCCCCCTCTCCTCGCCCGCCATCGCCCCGGGCAGCAGCACCCTCTCGTTCTACGTGCGAGGCATCCGCCTCGGGGCCGGAGAGCTGACCGCCACGTCCAGCGGGCTCCAGCCGGCCACCCTGGGCCACACCCTCATCCCAGGGCTGGTTTCGAAGCTCGTCTTCACCTCTCCGCCCCGGTCCCCGAAGGCGGGCGAATGCGCCCCCATCACCGTCGAGAGGCGCGATGAGTTCGACAACCCCACCTCCGGGACGGTCCAGGCCCTCACCCTCACCCCCGCTCCCTCCGCACAGGCCACCCTCTACCAGGACGCCGGTTGTGCCACGCCCCTCAACACCCCACTCTTCTCCGCTCAGGACTCGGCCTTCACCTTCTATTTCCGCGCCACCCGTAAGGGCTCGTTCGAGCTCTCGGCCTCGGCGCTCCAGGTCACCGGCGACAAGCAGACGCAGTTCGTGAAGCCCGGCGATCCCAAGAAGCTGGTCCTCGGCTCCTCCACCGGGCAGACCCTGCTCGCGGGAGAGTGCTCGAGCTCCGTTCCCGTGGGGGTCCTGGACGAGTTCGACAACGAGACCTCCTTCCTGGGAGGAACCACGCTCGCCCTGAGCGCCCAACCGGCGGAGGGCTTCGGTTTCCACACGGACACCCAATGCACCGGCGCTCCCACTCCGACGCTCACCATTCCCGAGGGGGTCACGAATGCGGGCTTCCGATTCAAGGGAAGGACGGGCGGCACGGTGACGATCACCGTGTCCTCGCCAACGCTCGGACAGGTGACGCAGTCGGAGACGGTGATTCCCGCGGTCCGCCGGGGCGATTGCCTCCTGAAGAACGGCGACACGAGCGTCGATTGTGCCCTGCCGGTTCCGTTGCGCAACCGCGACCAGGCCTTCCTCATCTTCCAGGCCAGCACCAGTAACAACACTCCTGACTCCGCGTTCGTCCGCTGCGCTCTGCCCGACAAGAACAAGATCACCTGCGACCGCCACGACAAGCAGGGCAATGCCAACATTCAATGGCAGGTGGTCGAGCTCCCCCGCGGCCTGCGGGTCCAGCACCACCAGGTGAACTGCACGGGCGAGACGACTTCCGTGACCATCAACCCGGTACTGCTGGAGAAGACCTTCGTCCTCTTCAGCGCCACGCAAAACGGAACCGTGGTCGATTCCAACGACATCGTGATGGCCCAGCTCGTCGGCAACACACGGGTGGACATCTCCAACACAGGAGGTTGCGCTCCCACCCGTTATGCCCTGCAGGTCGTGGAGCTCGATGGCCTCTCGGTGACACGGGGTGTGGCGGGACCCATGGACAAGGACAGGGCCACGCTCGATGTGACTGGCCTCGCAACGGCGGATTCCTCTCACTCCGTGTTGCTATCCAGCTTCAAGACCACGGTCGACAGAACCGATATCTGCAACCGCATGGTGAGGGGCGACATCGTCAACGACACCCAGCTGCGCTTCACCCGGGCGGCGGGCAACACGTCGTGCGACCTCCGCAACCCCATCTCCGCCATCTCCTGGGAGCGCATCACGTTCCCGTCCCACGTTCTCGTCCACACCAGCACGCTGACCGCGAACGGTGGCTCCAATAGAGCCACCGCGCCCCTGCCCGCGGGCATGGACACCACCCGGACGCTGCTCCTCTCCAGCAGCCAGAGCTACAACGGCCAGGGCGGTGGAGAGAGCGCATATACCGGGGATGACATCATCGGCGTGGCCACCGGGCGGCACCTGTTTACCTCCGATGGCAATCTGGAGATCCTCCGCGACAACTCCTCGGGTGACGCGAAGTGGACCTCCTCCGCCATCCAGTTCGAGCCCTAG
- a CDS encoding GNAT family N-acetyltransferase, with protein sequence MSLIERLQSYMRHAAAQRYEAISVPPFTAFIHPSDGLIYFNYAIPDGPITGDVREPLRRLRAVFQERKRVPRFEYVSELAPALADTLLASGFRLEAEARVMVCTRESFTPVPVPEGFSLSVLTPGSSREEVRAYCTTARRGFVPDEPYEAPEEEISRMLEEMKSGGAVLGRVEGQPAVVGMFTPPSEGIAELGGVATLESFRKRGLGTALTSRVAREAFDRGVEVLFLSTITEEAGRIYERVGFRFVTRMLFFVDAAPPEGA encoded by the coding sequence ATGAGCCTGATCGAACGTCTGCAGTCCTATATGCGTCACGCGGCCGCGCAGCGGTACGAGGCCATCTCGGTCCCGCCCTTCACGGCGTTCATCCATCCCTCCGACGGGCTCATCTATTTCAACTACGCCATCCCGGATGGGCCCATCACGGGTGATGTGCGGGAGCCCTTGCGGCGGCTCCGGGCGGTGTTCCAGGAGCGCAAGCGGGTGCCCCGCTTCGAGTATGTCTCCGAGCTGGCTCCGGCCCTGGCGGACACGCTGCTCGCCTCGGGCTTCCGGCTGGAGGCCGAGGCCCGGGTGATGGTCTGCACGCGCGAGAGCTTCACCCCGGTTCCCGTGCCGGAGGGGTTCTCGTTGTCGGTCCTCACGCCCGGGTCTTCTCGCGAGGAGGTGCGCGCGTACTGCACCACCGCGCGGCGGGGTTTCGTCCCGGACGAGCCCTACGAGGCCCCCGAGGAGGAGATCTCCAGGATGTTGGAGGAGATGAAGTCCGGCGGTGCGGTGCTGGGGCGCGTGGAGGGGCAGCCGGCCGTGGTGGGCATGTTCACCCCACCGTCCGAGGGCATCGCCGAGCTCGGCGGAGTGGCGACGCTGGAGAGCTTCCGCAAGCGGGGACTCGGCACCGCGCTGACGTCCCGGGTGGCTCGCGAGGCCTTCGATCGAGGAGTGGAGGTGCTCTTCCTGAGCACCATCACCGAGGAGGCTGGCCGCATCTACGAGCGGGTGGGTTTCCGGTTCGTGACACGGATGCTCTTCTTCGTCGATGCCGCCCCTCCCGAGGGAGCCTGA
- a CDS encoding esterase/lipase family protein, producing the protein MTTATARVSASLESSASASMPAPERLPVLLVHGIDDDARTLAPLAAWLARAGFQEVRVIELKPNNGDAPIAVLAGQVAEAAAELRARTGSARLDVVGFSMGALVSRYYLQRLEGRAHVRRFVSISGPHAGTLMGWLRYNPGARDMRPGSELLRGLSAEPSPFGDVQVFSLWTPLDLMIIPASSSRLDGARERTIPVILHPLMVRDGRVLRAVEEALTVEHPEDFLPRPIVPPREP; encoded by the coding sequence ATGACGACAGCCACCGCGCGTGTCTCCGCCTCCCTCGAGTCCTCTGCCTCCGCTTCGATGCCGGCTCCCGAGCGGCTGCCGGTGTTGCTGGTGCATGGCATCGATGACGATGCACGAACCCTGGCACCGCTCGCGGCGTGGTTGGCGCGGGCCGGTTTCCAGGAAGTGCGGGTCATCGAGCTGAAGCCCAACAACGGAGATGCGCCCATCGCGGTGCTGGCCGGGCAGGTGGCCGAGGCCGCCGCGGAGCTGCGCGCGCGGACGGGCAGTGCGCGGCTCGACGTGGTCGGCTTCAGCATGGGGGCGCTCGTCAGTCGCTACTACCTGCAGCGGCTGGAGGGCCGGGCGCACGTGCGTCGCTTCGTGTCCATCTCCGGGCCTCATGCCGGAACGCTCATGGGCTGGTTGCGCTACAACCCGGGGGCGCGGGACATGCGGCCGGGGAGCGAGCTGCTGCGCGGGCTCTCCGCCGAGCCATCCCCCTTTGGTGACGTCCAGGTCTTCTCGCTGTGGACGCCGCTCGACCTGATGATCATCCCGGCCAGCTCCTCCCGCCTGGATGGCGCGCGGGAGCGCACCATTCCCGTCATCCTCCACCCCCTCATGGTGCGGGACGGCCGGGTGCTCCGCGCGGTCGAGGAGGCGCTCACGGTGGAGCACCCGGAGGACTTCCTGCCTCGGCCGATCGTGCCACCGCGCGAGCCTTGA
- a CDS encoding SGNH/GDSL hydrolase family protein, with protein sequence MENHLARALVCLTVLFSGVVHAVESPPPTEKPASTRTVLLLGDSLIVTSFGEYLESSLNAQPGIRAVRRAKSSTGLARPDFFDWMKVGREEIERHEPDVVVVIMGGNDGQDLTDDKGKGRVHWGKPAWESAYRQRVGAFLDILAAPGRKILWVALPVTGLKNFERKLEVIRRVLHEAVSSREDAVHLDTKLFFTDAKGGLLREAQVEGFRKPMRLKMDDGVHFTVAGGRYFASKVRPAVLELLGSAGVEPGTVTPPPAAAGGQKPAVCRESDAASEVPMTPMAFCGP encoded by the coding sequence ATGGAGAATCACCTCGCCCGTGCGCTCGTGTGCCTCACCGTCCTGTTCTCGGGAGTGGTGCACGCCGTCGAGTCGCCTCCCCCCACCGAGAAGCCCGCGTCCACGCGGACCGTGCTGCTGCTCGGCGACAGCCTGATCGTCACCAGCTTTGGTGAATACCTGGAGAGCTCGCTCAACGCGCAGCCGGGGATCCGCGCCGTGCGCCGGGCGAAGTCCTCCACGGGGCTCGCCCGTCCCGACTTCTTCGACTGGATGAAGGTCGGGCGCGAGGAGATCGAGCGACACGAGCCCGACGTGGTCGTCGTCATCATGGGCGGGAACGACGGGCAGGATCTCACGGACGACAAGGGCAAGGGGCGGGTCCACTGGGGCAAGCCCGCGTGGGAGTCCGCGTACCGCCAGCGTGTCGGGGCGTTCCTGGACATCCTCGCCGCGCCCGGCCGGAAGATCCTCTGGGTGGCGCTGCCCGTCACCGGGCTGAAGAACTTCGAGCGCAAGCTGGAGGTGATCCGCCGCGTCCTGCACGAGGCAGTGTCCTCGCGCGAGGACGCCGTCCACCTCGACACGAAGCTCTTCTTCACCGACGCCAAGGGGGGTCTTTTGCGCGAGGCCCAGGTCGAGGGCTTTCGCAAGCCGATGCGGCTGAAGATGGACGATGGCGTCCACTTCACGGTGGCGGGCGGCCGGTACTTCGCGAGCAAGGTTCGTCCCGCGGTGCTCGAGCTGCTCGGGTCCGCCGGAGTGGAACCCGGCACCGTCACGCCTCCGCCCGCGGCGGCCGGCGGTCAGAAGCCAGCGGTCTGCCGCGAGTCCGATGCCGCGTCGGAGGTCCCGATGACGCCCATGGCCTTCTGCGGCCCGTGA